CTCAAGATGGTTGAGACTAAAAATAGCTCATCATTTCACTAAGATGTATGTCTCaaatacactctcagaaaataCCAAAAGCAgcgttttaaaagaaaacaagtttgTCGCTGCATTCTTCAGAAGgggttcagaaaaaaaaagggtaacATGCTTTATTCTTCTGCAGCCTTCTAAAGCTTAATGGCATCACTGCGTAACACATATGAATCAGCAGGGTCGTCGTTGACCTTTGAACCCTATTTAATTTCGTTTTGAAAGCAAGGAGAGACAGTACTGTTGCAGTGCATCGACCGCACTCAAACAAACCCTGTAACCGGGGTGGCAGAGAGAATACATGCTAATGGTTGCTATGGCACAAGTTTTCCAAACACCTACTCACGCCTCCTTTGGCGTTTccctgagctttttttttttaaagctacagAATTAATGAGATTTCGCACGAATCGTGTCTTGCGAGGCTTCCATCTACGTCCTCAGGATCACTTCAGACGTTTACAGATACGGCGTGCGCTTTAAAACGGGAGCGACACGTGGGAACAAAAAACGAGCAGTGTACAGAGACATCTCAAATGCTAAGATACCTGTAGTTTTTAAATAGAACTGAATATgcaaacctttaaaataaaataaaaaaaaaactgaatgggCCTTTGAATTAAGCACTCAGAGAGTCTGCCATTTTGAGGCACTGATAAATGCAACATTTGGCTGGTCTGAAGGGTGCAGGTGGCTTGTCAGCGTGAGATGCAGGTGCTCTGGTTTTCATGTCAGTGAGCGATAACAACATGGCAGGGAAGTCTAGGACAGAGTGTCTTCTACCTGAGGAGTTTTTGCATTTGACGTTTTTGGGAGTGGTGGGTGATTTGGTGGGCGACACTTCAGCCTCTGCCTCGTCACTCTGGATCTGGTCGTTGTCGCTTTCCTCCCTCACTGAAATGTCTAGAGAAAACCAGTCATAGGCATTACAGTTATCCATACGCATGACATATCGGACGCGTGAAACAGTACAATCCCACCATATTGTGACAGTTTGCAGTTTGCGTTTAAAAACTACTGCTATGATTAAAAAAGGGTTTGTaagacaaaatgaaattaaataaaaataacagacaaCATTACTGTTGGAACAGCAAATGTGAACTTTTCCTAATTCCGTGCCCCCTCTATCTCCCCAACTTTGTTTCCTGTCTAAACACTGTccttaaaaatggcaaaaataaatatttaacaaaataaaaatcaaatactgtaatagtatataaatgacTGACTActttattataacaatatatacagacatgtatatactcaaataataataccaaaatatttgtaaaacattatataaaatgatcaataataatatttaggtAACACTTTGCTTAAAGACtttttgcataatgcattataagggtTATTATTAGGTCATTATGTatcataattattcataatgtgtaTTGCGATACATTATATCTTGTTGTAGATAATTATGCCTCAATTTAAAATTCAACAATATGTAACGATATATTTATAAGtgctaaaatgtattaactgtgGTTCCAATTATTCATGATAttgtacaatgcattataaggtGCATTATAAAGCATACTGTATTATTAgtagtgctttcaaacaatcacgattaattgatagtttttgtttgcataatatatgtgtgttttgtgtatatgcataatgtacatataaatacccACACAGTATGTCTGTATTTATACTCATATAATTTATactcatataatatataatataatgttatttattttctaaaatgtatacatgcatgtgtgcctatttgtcatttgaaagcactaactactacttttataatgcattatacataaagactTTGCGTTACCAAGTGTTACCATTTTATTAATAAGGTTAtgaatataatagaaaaaataaagcagtgtttttttttgtttacgcTGTGGCCgagaaacaaaaatgattctGGCACTACTGAAAATTAGCATTATGTCCTCACCCTGTTTGCACAGCGAAACTTCATCAGCCTTGTCCGTCTTGCCTTCACCATCATCAGGAATCTTGCTGGTGATAGGGCTGGACACATAGAGCTTGTTGATGTCCAGCGTGGTCTTGCTGAAAGGGGACATGGAGGAGTACATGCTTGCATAGCCATTGGAGGAACAGCTAAGGGCAGCCAGGTCCAGAGCCTTCCCACCGGTGATGATGGGGATGTTGAGGGACAGTTTGTGGCGGCGGTTGGGGGACGAGGTCTTGGTGATGGCCAGTGGGGGTGGGGAGGAGAACTTGCGGCTGGCACGGGGCGACTTTGGTGGCTCTCCATAGAGGAGCTTGTTGTTCTGGCTGCTCGCGAAAAACAGCTCCAGGGATCTAAGTGTTGAAAAAAGCAGGAGGGAGGGTAGATTTAATGACCATGTTGTCTTGATTTAAACCTCCTGAGGCTGTCAAATATGGACATGCAATATCAGATAAggaatttaaacatttcattgactttcaaattaaagtgaaatatagtacaattaaaagtttttttttattttaaaaatgtaatacttttatttgggTGCAATACCTGTgttaggatgcattaaattaatcattttttaaaaataaataaacgctgttcttttgaactttaaattcattaaagaaaCATGAAAGAATGTAtcatgtttccacaaaaatattaagaagcacaACCGATTTTTTTGACAActttgacaataaaaaaaaaaagtaatggtaATAATTGTTCACATTATCaccgttttttttaatcaaataaatgcaaccttacTGAGCTTAAAGGACTTgttagtgagcataagagatcttaaagaccccaaacattttaatggcaccgtaattttttttcttccgtttTTTCAATACTTTCTATCATTCCAACTTTGTAGAAGCAAGATAAAGAAGCCATTCAAATGATTCCcctcaaataaaataatgattgaaaaatctacaaaaatattaaattatgatcatataaaaatgtaaatagtttttttccacagtAAAACACGctcattaaatacaaataacataGATGATTGGTTAAACAAGTCATGATAATGACCGTGTTTGTTTGAAGATCAACGTAAAGCTAAAACTCGGACCAATGGGAACCTCTCTGAAAAAACACgaatttttcacttttcacacACGTTTCACCTTTAAAAAAGTGCAGATTTAGTAAACCACCATCGACGCACCACTAGCCTACAAAAATACAACAGTTACATCTTTGCCTCGCACTGCAGCTCATGTTTTAGCCCATAATGGCTTCCCAACACCGCGCGGTGTGCTCGGGGTATATGCGCTGACAGAAAGAAGCGTCTCTGCGGAGCATAAACAGCCTACTCTTCACATCTCTCTATAAGGTTGGAGAGCATTGCAGAGAAGCTTTCCCACACATCGAGCCACCCCTACACGTCATGCCTGCACAGAAATAGCCCCTCTTATGACAGTCTGGGTGACCGTTGGAGCTGAGGCAGGGCAGCTGAGCGGGGGAGGTCTGGGGAGGCATCACAGCCGTGCAGTCTGCCCAGGGGAGAGTGGGTGCTGCAGGCTGTGGGTGTGTGGGAGGTCCCCGGCTCTTACCGATTTGCCTGGATCTCCGTCTCCGGAGCCAACCGGAGGAGGAGATGCAGAAAGCGAGACGAAAATACAGCGTGCATgcgatggagagagagagagagggagagagagcgagggagagaggCTGCAAAACGTGCACACTAAATATTTCATCTCGCAGATGCGGCACGGGCGGAGGGTGGGGTCCTGCAGCAGAGTGGCCGGTTGCTAAGGTGATGGCGACAGAGCCCCGCTGAGATGCTTCAGTCAGGCAGGCACACAGGCGATGAAGCAGGGCCCAATTACTGCTGTTTccagcagaacacacacatacatagagcGGGGCGACACACATTAGTGTGACCTCTCGCAAGCCTTTAGCAACTCCAGCACATCTCACTCCCTTCCCCTTTGGCTTTCTCTCTATTTcgctctcttttctctccttttaTCCCGTACGCACGCAGACGCTCGCTTGTTCTCACTATAGGGTGACAAACACTGGTGTGACCTCTCTCCTATCACACTGAATCGCTTTTTCTGCgcattctctctcacacaagaACACAACTCCAGCAAAGCAAAGAGCTGCTGCTAATTAAGAGctgcatgtgcatttatatatgtgtgccAAGATACACTTCAATCAAATGgcataaaaaaagtgcagaatTAGCGATGGATCATGATAGGACATCCAACGACCAACTAAATAGGTTgactactttattttaatatgtttgttatatttacaatgcattcaaaaagtcttttaattcatcaaagaatcttgatcAAATGTATTACGGTTTCTGCAAAAACACTGAGCAGCAGAACAGAGAAGTTGtgatgataagaaatgtttcttgagcagcaaaagcagtatattagaattatttctgaaagatgaTGTGACaatgaaaatagaaatgatcacagctgctaaaaaaatgttttgacatcaaattaataaattcaaaagtttgggttcagtcacatgttttacatttttttaataagagtcTTTTGCTCATCGAAGCAACAggcatattgtgaaatattatttgaatttaaaaaaatagttttcaattttattatagttcaaaatataatttattcctgtgatccaAAAGCCAAATTACTCATCAGCCATTATTCTagtcttaagtgtcacatgatctctcagaattaattttgttttattatcaatatgctcattattatcaatgttggaaaTAGATGctttcattataattttgtttttacctcTGATGcctttttcaggattatttgaaaaatttttAACTAAACAGCATATTCTAAATAGAAATACTTTCTAACATTATgtctttacttttacttttgtattaatttatcacatccttactgaataaaagacacttatttctttagaaaaattactaaccccaaacttttgagcgGCTgcgtatttttaaataaataatatttaatctttttaacgGAGTAAACAAATTACTTATGACAAATTATAACAACacagtattaatttttttttgaacggggtaatttttataaacttaCCTATTATTTTCTGGACTATATGTAAACCTCTTTTAAGTGAAATATCTTATTAAAGTCAGTCctgaataaacaataacattaatttAGTATGATccctttttgcattttgattctGAAAGggggatgtaaacttttgacaTCAACTGTATGTATGAGATACATCTCTATGCATCTCAGGTGTCCTCATCTTCTGTacgccaaaaaataaaaatgtctgtgtGGCTCACCGGGCTGGTATGGCACTGATAGGCCTCTTGTAGATGGTGATGAGTTTGTCGAGCACCACGTCAGCGCTGGTGAACACGCGGTAGGAGTGCAGGAAGGTGTTGAGGAAGTCGATGGAGAGGAATCGCAGGTCAGTCAACCTCTCCAGCAGGCGTTCCACGCTGGCGTAGCGGATCTGCAACACCTTGCAGGAGTTCATCATCTTACTGAAGCGGATATCCACGTCATCACAGTACAAACTGGCATCAGACCTAAACATGTGACACGGATTGTTAGAAGtgatttgcatattaataaaaggATAGCGCCGTTCTTCCAGTGCTTACTTGATCATCTGGGGCACAGTGACTTTGGAGTTCTCCTCGAAGGCGTTCATCATCAGCCCATTACAACGAATGTTATCTATGCACTGTAATAAAGagtgtaaaagaaaagaagaaaaaaagaccgTGAGGACAGTATTTGAACCGCAGGACGCGAGTAAAAGGAGAAGGTCTTGCCCAGGGCTGCGTGGATCACTCAGTGTTATCTGATGTGAGCAGACGTGCCTGGCTGATGTCACTGGTCCAGGCTGACTTCTCTTGCCGTGAGGAGGCCACCAGGATGATGGTGAAGGACTGGCTGTCTTTGGGCTCTACCACAATCTTAAAATCCAGGTGCTCCATGTCCTGACCGCTCTTGTCTGACTTGGCTGAAGAGAAAATAGAAAAACGTGACGATACTCTGGTCTGTCGTGATTAGATTTTGTGCTTGGATCCACTTCCATAACGTGCCAATATCACAAGGCCTCTTATCGTTGTTAGCCTCCTTTTGCTTTCGCACATATTTTATGGTATGTTTAAGATCAAACCAAAAGTTTTGATACGTACACTCGTCATCTGTGCCCTCTGGTTCCTCTATCAGTGTGCAGTCAATGAGAGACACCACTCCATTCTGCCATCCGGAGACAAGCAACAGTCAGACATGCTCTAAGAATCTATCAAATAATCAATAGCAGCCGTACTTAAACAGTGATTGCGGCGAGGATCTCTTTCTTGAATTTCCCCACAGACCAGGAGCAATAGTGGCTTATTGAATGCGGTAAAATTACAGTCAGCTGAAGGCGGTAATCACCCATTTCTGGGCACAACATAACATTTTACTGGTTTAACAAGGAACCtgatacatttacacattatcCTCGGACAAATTACAGAAcgatacaaattaaaaaacaaacaaacaaacaaaaaataaactaaccGTTTTTATCTTGAATTCCATGTTTTAGATTTCaagtgttttttcctttttattttaatattacaatggATCATTCTGCTGTgacagaacatttttaatattatgccATAAAGTATTGCACTACATGGTGtatagatacattttaaaaaaaggttaaaaagttGATAACATGGTGATCATACGTTAAAAcatgattaatattattgttgttaaataatcaattaatttgataattccattctattctattatttgctattttatttccAAGAATCAatgcataatttacattattattattattgttgttgttcttacatttatttttattacatatccATGTTGCAAAGTGAATTAAAATCTTAATCTACAAAAGTTACTTAATCtcaaaaatagctttaaaaaagtgaaaaattgttagccattcattaaaaactattgttacaaaatgtaattattgcatttttttttttgcatttttattgcatttaatggcaatgtttatttttacaagtTTTAAGAAACGTTCCTTCATATCCTAAGAATGGgtgaaaacaaaatgcatgtatatgaatgaaaaatatgtgCTGAGAGAGCTTTAAAACTGTCCTACCATATATATCTTCTTCCTACCACCCCCGGCCTATTATCTGCTTTTTTAAGAGTGTGTAATGCAGTGCATGAAGCTTCACCTTGGTGAGGTGTAGTTTTCCTCCAGAGCCCCTAGTGCAGATGATCAGATGTTTGGAGAAGAGGAAACACTGCCTCTCTCCCTCCTTCTTCAGAGACAGAGAGCCCAGTCGGCCACGGGTGATCTTGCCCTTCTCACTCATGGGCACTTGTATCAGAGATCCTGAAAAACATGCGTGGAGACGCAGGAAGCGTTAGCCCTGCTGGGAAACGCAAAGCAGACAGGTGCTATGCCAGCACATGGTGAAATACTGGATTGACATATGTTCTTATCAGACTCTTATCAGTTTCCTCGTGTCTTCGTATCCTGCAGCGCATCAGTGACATTTCCGATCTTGGGCTCAACACCAGGTTTGACTGGTAAAAATGTGATTACACTTGGAAATGAAAGAGTTGGTCTGGTCTTTGAACACACTGTGCTCTACAGAGACTAGCAGGATTAGGGTGCCCAATCCTTTGAGTTAACGCTCCGCTTTGTGCTGGCAGGGAAAAGAGGGCAGCCCAGAAAAGCCTTGGAGTGGGAAGGGGAGAAGAGGGAGGTGGGGGGGCTTGACAATAAGAGGTGACAAGAGTGACAGTTTGCAGAAAAGAACAGAAGGAAAGGAGAATCCAAACGTCTTCTTATCAGGGATCTGTGGGCCCTTTCAGCAGAGCGCTCAGgaggatttgtgtgtgtgtgtgtgtgtgttgggagtTCACCTTGTCTGACAAAGGTCTGGCTGGTGTCTAGGAGAATTTCACAGCCCTCCACGATCATACGCTCGATAGCGAGGTTCTTCCGAATGTTCTCCGTCTCGCTAACTTCATCGTGCATGATCCTGTGGAAATAACATCATTTTAGCACTCAGAGATGTTATCTTTgtcacatatattttatttaaacactgatTCTACTGTAGCAGAAACTGAACGaaagtaaaaacttttttcGTTTCACAGAAATTATATGTGAgaattttgatattattttagttaGCTTTTGAGTTATGAAAAAtagttgaattttatttatataactaaaatatgactgtatgcattttttgtgtattgcatagtttaatatatacttataaaacatactgtaGTAATAAATTTCACGCTATATTttatcaaactaaataaaatataatgcccgtatattaatgttatcaatttatatattgcacaatttattttttatataaaatataacaatgcatttttaaacaatattttatgattCCAAAGTACATagtcatacatattttatttgcaaatatttcatgtttccaAACATAACTCAAagtcaaacaaaaataattacataattacaaaaataatttagttttagatttgtcttcattaaacattaaaatgccacTAGATAATACTATCAACAACACTAGAAAATGTCACTCAAATGATAATGATAAGatttaataatacatgtaaatataatttaagacaCTAAGTTTGGCAATAAAAtcctacaaaataaataaactgaaactaTAAGACACTCTGAAAACAAATAACCACAGAATGGAACAGAAAGTAATCTAAAATGACACGGAAAACTACATATCTAAATCCTGTTATTAAATGTGACCCATATACTTAAAAGTATACACTTCCTGTAGAATTATCAAGCCCTTGGACAAAAAAAAGCGCAGCCTCAAACTGGCACCATGGTATTATGTTCAGTCCAGTCGGATTGCAGTTCCATTTGGTGCCAATAGTGGTGAGGAAATAACACTCTTATATAGCATTTAGCAATTGATTTGATGATCTGGTTTCAGGAACGAATTACAGCTTCACTCACAAATAAGGTTGATAACCTGTGAGTAGTGTAGAAATAATGTAGCGATGTTCACACACGGCCATGGATGGGTCGTTTTGGGATTTTGACGTACCTGGAAAGCTCCTCCAGCTTTGACTTGGCATAATCCAAGCTGTTTCTCTCCACATGCTCATGCGGTGTATGTGCTAACAGCTCATGGAGGGTCAGTATGTAACGAGGAATCTGCCAGACAAGAAGCACATGTCATAATGTCAGACAGGAGGGTagttttcgattttttttttttgccttctgCAACAAACACACTCATCATGTCCACACTTAGTCATGTGCATGGAAATCCAAACACAACTTTGCTAACAGTGTGCACCATATTCTTGCAGAGGAGGCTTAGAGGGGAGCTCTATCACTCATCAGCACATTTATTACCAACGCTGCAAAGCCCAAAGTAGACCTCGCTAGACTAGATCACATGGAAACTGCTTACTCTACAAGAAAAAAGCCATTATGGCCCAGAATACACTAAAAAATCCTACTTTAAAAGGACTAAAAAAGCACACGAGGACCTGCCATGTGCTACTAGCCAGCTTGTGATTCATAGCATGGTAATGAGAGTCTGAATGAAAGATTATGGTCACCTGGAACATGGGGTATGTGAGGAACGTCTCCAGTGTGCGCTCCTCACAGTCAGGTTTGGCTTCATATTGTTTAAGCAGCTTGTCGAAGTCGCGGTTCTGCTTGCAGTGGGCCAAGATCTGCAAACTGTACTGGTGGTTACGTACAAACTCCTGGTAGATGTTCAGCATGGGCAGCAGGATGTCAAATAGGTCGGCTGAAGGACAGGAAGGAAGATCAGAGTCAGTGTGACTGGACCTCAAATCTGCGGCACCCTTTGAAAAAGCTAGCTTGCAGTTTGAAGAGTCTACAGAATGTTCTTTGCTGTTGGTTGCCAAATGCTCTGGCAGTGCACTCACCCAAGACTAATGTTGGCCAGCTTGCTATTCGAGCTTTCAACCCTTGGTAGAATATCTGATGCAGAAACATTATGGTTTCGCTGCAGAAACAAACAGCATATGTAAACAACAACGCGAGTGTTTCATTATTcctgtaagatttttaaaatgctttatacTGCATGCTCACCAGGGCCACATTTATActaacatacagtaaaaacgttttctagtttgattttttttttaatggaattttCTTCTGTGATGGCACAACcaaatatttatcattaaatattatatgttatatataacattGTCATTAATCCAATCTTCAGAGTCATATGACCAATGaccaaaataaatgtgactgtaatatgtgaaaatgtttaaataaattagttacagttacattacaaaaatgttgaatattacaAAGGGGGTTACATCTGAatactttcacacacacatatatttttgattGACTTGTTTTCCAAATTGCATTGACTGCTTTAAAATACGAGACATATTTGGCTTTATGTATAtggtttgtttgtatgtgtttcAGCTCTGCaaagatttagttttaaatttaattaaactatcTTCTGGTTCTGGAAATATCaaagtaaatagaaaaaaacttttttaattttaaaagtgtttaactTTTTACAGCTATACAGCTGATGGAAATGCCATTTATCTATAAAATTTCTCATGTGCCTGATgctattttttccatttaactTTAGTTAACTTTAAGTTAGCGCATAGATTCTATATCGATACtttaaatgttgcaaaaaaatggTCTGGAAAGACCTTTAGTCTAAGACATTTTTGAGATCCCTTCTACTTCACCAGAGAAGACACACAGACAATATCAAAGAAGAAACAATAGAAGCAGGTGATGTCTAATCTCTGCTGTTCAGGAGAAACAAGATTTTAAAGTgaactcattttaaatgtttctccTGCTGAGCATGCGGGTTATTTCTATTTGAAACTGGTGCTTACCTGTTGAGGAATATGCTGCTGACATCATCATGAGTTATGGGCGGTTTCTTCGAGCTGGCAGCCATGCGAAGCGGTCTCAAGAAGTTGTTGACAAGGATGTGGAGCTGTTGGACGTATTCAGCCTCTGCTTCCAGCATGCTAAAGACGACTTGGTTCCTCTTCCTCATGCTCTCTGCATGTGGCGAACGGATGTAGTCTTGAATGATGGTCTTCCACTTTCGCCGACACATCCAGCCCCTCAGAAAGCTTTGCACCTGGAGCAGCAGAATTAATAAGAATCCATCAATAGAATCAATAGATCTGAACTGAGTAGACATGagcaattcattaaaaaatacctTGAACAATCatgaaatgtgtataaataaataatacaaaaaattacatagtatgcaaaataatacatacataaatactataataaatgcattgttcatagtttgttcatgttagttaatacatgtGACACCTTATTGCAAAGTCTTaccataattttaaatatataaatagttaaataaatacataatatgtaatttactgagtatttaaaatctaaaatatagttGTGGTCATAGGTTTACCAAGTGCACACCTTGCAgaatatgaaaaatgcaaaaaaaaaggtaatgtaataatatagtaaaatggcataaaatataataataaaaatgtttttatttagcatagccacaaatatatatatgtgtgtgtgtgtgtgtttctatatGCATGTccacaaaacattaaatcagTCATTTATAAGGTTCTATGACAGTTAGGGTGCTACCTctgtaggcagctcactaggtttcgAACTACATCTGAGTGACCAAAGTCTTACTTTCTTGATTTTCTTGATTTCTGAATCATCATCACTAGGTGCAGTGGTGGGATTCGACTGAATCTTCTCATTG
This region of Puntigrus tetrazona isolate hp1 chromosome 18, ASM1883169v1, whole genome shotgun sequence genomic DNA includes:
- the rasgrf1 gene encoding ras-specific guanine nucleotide-releasing factor 1, which encodes MQKGIRLNDGHVTYLGLLAKKDGTRRGCLSKKSSDNTKWHTKWFALLQNMLFYFESESSSRPSGLYLLEGCVCDRSPSPKPSLSAKECLEKQYYFTVSFNHENQKALELRTEDVKDCDEWVAAISHASYRNLATEHETLMQKYLHLLQIVETEKTVAKQLRQQIEDGEIEIERLKSEIAAMLKDNEKIQSNPTTAPSDDDSEIKKIKKVQSFLRGWMCRRKWKTIIQDYIRSPHAESMRKRNQVVFSMLEAEAEYVQQLHILVNNFLRPLRMAASSKKPPITHDDVSSIFLNSETIMFLHQIFYQGLKARIASWPTLVLADLFDILLPMLNIYQEFVRNHQYSLQILAHCKQNRDFDKLLKQYEAKPDCEERTLETFLTYPMFQIPRYILTLHELLAHTPHEHVERNSLDYAKSKLEELSRIMHDEVSETENIRKNLAIERMIVEGCEILLDTSQTFVRQGSLIQVPMSEKGKITRGRLGSLSLKKEGERQCFLFSKHLIICTRGSGGKLHLTKNGVVSLIDCTLIEEPEGTDDESKSDKSGQDMEHLDFKIVVEPKDSQSFTIILVASSRQEKSAWTSDISQCIDNIRCNGLMMNAFEENSKVTVPQMIKSDASLYCDDVDIRFSKMMNSCKVLQIRYASVERLLERLTDLRFLSIDFLNTFLHSYRVFTSADVVLDKLITIYKRPISAIPARSLELFFASSQNNKLLYGEPPKSPRASRKFSSPPPLAITKTSSPNRRHKLSLNIPIITGGKALDLAALSCSSNGYASMYSSMSPFSKTTLDINKLYVSSPITSKIPDDGEGKTDKADEVSLCKQDISVREESDNDQIQSDEAEAEVSPTKSPTTPKNVKCKNSSEFSLFSYNNGMVMSSCRELDNNRSALSAASAFAIATAGANEGTPTKEKYRRMSLASTGFPTDQRNGDKEFVIRRAATNRVLNVLRHWVSKHAQDFETNTELKMKVISFLEEVMHDPELLTQERKAAANIIRTLTQEDPGDNQICLEEVLQMAEGGKSESFENHSALEIAEQLTLLDHLVFKVIPYEEFFGQGWMKNDKNEKTPYIMKTTKHFNDISNLIATEILHSEDVNVRVAVIEKWVAVADICRCLHNYNAVLEITSSLNRSSIFRLKKTWLKVSKQTKTVIDKLQKLVSSEGRFKNLREALKNCDPPCVPYLGMYLTDLAFIEEGTPNYTEDNLVNFSKMRMISHIIREIRQFQQTAYKIDYQPKAALYLLDRSSVMDEEGLYEASLRIEPKVPN